The following coding sequences lie in one Balneola vulgaris DSM 17893 genomic window:
- a CDS encoding aminotransferase class V-fold PLP-dependent enzyme, which translates to MDCKKAEFDLDPNVTFLNCAYMSPLLNTVEEAGIQGIKRKRRPHIIPPTDFFDETDILRKEYAKLVHCSEPNRLVVIPSASYGMANVAKNVELKASDNIIVAGEQFPSNVYPWMEIANKAQATIKTIAPPNTLDGRGKAWNEQILEAIDEHTRLVAMGNIHWADGTIFDMKAIRAKTTKVGALMAIDGTQSIGAMPFNIDEIKPDALVTASYKSLMGPYSIGMAYYGPSLNHGSPIEQNWINRYESENFSNLVNYSDRYQDGALRYEVGEHSNFILVPMLIAAVKKLNEWGPENIQEYCRNLVEPSIQKLREAGYWIEETEYRASNLFGIRLGNQHDMEKIKAALTQANILVSYRGDAIRVSPSIYNDELDMAKLVSVLTSF; encoded by the coding sequence ATGGATTGTAAGAAAGCTGAATTCGATTTAGACCCTAATGTTACTTTTTTGAACTGCGCATATATGTCTCCACTTTTGAATACCGTGGAAGAAGCGGGAATTCAGGGCATTAAAAGGAAACGCCGTCCACATATAATTCCTCCTACCGATTTTTTTGATGAAACCGACATACTTAGAAAAGAATATGCTAAGCTTGTTCATTGTAGTGAACCGAATAGACTAGTTGTAATTCCTTCTGCTTCTTATGGGATGGCAAATGTTGCTAAGAATGTTGAATTAAAAGCAAGCGATAATATTATTGTTGCTGGCGAGCAATTCCCAAGCAATGTGTATCCATGGATGGAAATCGCAAATAAAGCCCAAGCGACCATCAAAACCATTGCGCCACCCAATACCCTAGATGGGAGGGGAAAGGCTTGGAACGAGCAAATTTTGGAGGCTATAGACGAACATACTCGTCTAGTAGCGATGGGTAATATACATTGGGCGGATGGTACCATCTTTGATATGAAAGCCATTCGTGCTAAAACTACTAAAGTTGGTGCGCTCATGGCCATCGACGGTACTCAATCAATTGGGGCAATGCCATTCAATATTGATGAGATTAAACCTGATGCGTTAGTTACAGCAAGCTATAAATCTCTGATGGGGCCTTATAGTATCGGGATGGCGTACTATGGTCCGTCTTTAAACCATGGATCGCCTATTGAACAGAACTGGATTAATAGATATGAAAGTGAAAACTTTTCAAATTTAGTGAACTATAGTGATCGTTACCAAGATGGAGCTTTACGCTATGAAGTAGGCGAGCATAGTAACTTTATCTTAGTGCCGATGTTAATTGCTGCGGTAAAAAAACTGAATGAATGGGGCCCTGAAAACATCCAAGAGTATTGTAGAAATCTTGTAGAACCTTCCATTCAAAAATTACGAGAGGCGGGTTATTGGATTGAAGAAACTGAATATAGAGCCTCCAACTTATTTGGAATTCGTTTAGGCAATCAGCATGATATGGAGAAGATTAAAGCAGCCCTCACCCAAGCCAACATCTTAGTTTCCTATCGAGGAGATGCGATTCGAGTATCACCGAGTATCTATAATGATGAACTAGACATGGCTAAACTTGTATCGGTATTAACTTCATTTTAA